A region from the Streptomyces lydicus genome encodes:
- a CDS encoding HalD/BesD family halogenase codes for MSTVQAITPDQVVDTARYPLSQLDSAEGRAVITRARRELAASGCTVLPDFIRPSLREALEAEGAALAPHAHYDVETVNVYNIAVDQELPEDHPGRRTFQRGNAFVPRDRVPASSLIGSLYSHTAFQDFIARCFGLPQLHELADPLSGLVLNVVAPGMEHPWHFDTNEFTVSLLTRQAQDGGVFEYCPNIRSARDEHFDDVRDVLDGRGERLTRRLPLNPGDLQLFKGRYSLHRVSPVRGELARHSAIFAYSERPGVIGSVARTRQLFGRVLPEHLAAEGRAVRGDQLLD; via the coding sequence ATGAGCACTGTGCAAGCCATCACGCCCGACCAGGTGGTCGACACCGCCCGGTACCCCCTGTCGCAGCTCGACAGTGCCGAAGGACGGGCCGTGATCACCCGTGCCCGGCGCGAACTCGCGGCGTCCGGCTGCACCGTGCTGCCGGACTTCATCCGTCCGTCGCTCCGCGAGGCGCTGGAAGCGGAGGGCGCGGCCCTCGCGCCCCACGCGCACTACGACGTCGAGACCGTCAACGTCTACAACATCGCGGTGGACCAGGAGCTGCCCGAGGACCACCCCGGCCGCCGGACCTTCCAGCGGGGCAATGCGTTCGTCCCCCGCGACCGCGTCCCCGCGAGCTCCCTCATCGGCAGCCTCTACTCCCACACGGCGTTCCAGGACTTCATCGCCCGCTGCTTCGGACTGCCCCAGCTGCACGAGCTGGCGGACCCGCTCTCCGGGCTGGTCCTCAACGTCGTCGCGCCGGGCATGGAGCATCCCTGGCACTTCGACACCAACGAGTTCACGGTCAGCCTGCTCACCCGCCAGGCACAGGACGGCGGCGTCTTCGAGTACTGCCCCAACATCAGGTCCGCCCGGGACGAGCACTTCGACGACGTCCGCGACGTCCTGGACGGCCGGGGCGAGCGGCTGACCCGGCGCCTCCCGCTGAACCCCGGCGACCTCCAGCTGTTCAAGGGCCGCTATTCGCTGCACCGGGTGAGCCCGGTGCGCGGCGAACTCGCGCGCCACTCCGCGATCTTCGCCTACAGCGAGCGCCCCGGTGTCATCGGGAGCGTGGCCCGCACCCGGCAGCTCTTCGGCCGGGTGCTGCCCGAGCATCTGGCGGCCGAGGGCCGGGCCGTACGGGGCGACCAACTGCTGGATTAG
- a CDS encoding choline/carnitine O-acyltransferase, which translates to MTTFAHEDSLPRVPLPTLEASAERFLAWCAPLLTADELAATEAEVAAFLRPGGPGRALHAALEEYDATEGVHSWLDTFWPYRYLGRRDRIALNANFFFLFQDAAPRQSQVERAAGLIAGAVDYKRQLDAELIPPVVQRGAPQSMIQNRYLFSATRIPGAQQDTVRSPYTDAWPGPSRARHIVVFFRGNMFRMEVLGADGVPHSLDDLEAGLRAVQKAGAEPAPEGTSVGHLTTMARAEWAAARESLRAGHPRNADALDDIETALFCVCLEDFAPEDTQQACDQLLYGDRGNRWFDKAVSLIVFADGRAGINVEHCELDGTTILSFTDALLSTPAEEHSRRSGARPQGLPSLEPVVFELDDTLRGQVRSAAEAFAAYGENTATRTVSFDDFGSTTAKALGSSPDAFVQLAYQLAHQRAKGHLGATYESIATRQWRRGRTEAMRVVTPEIQAFVGAMEDPAADADTRRAAFRAAAARHVARAKECQAGDAPEQHLWELELIQRRRGTELGVTEQPALYRTPGWLTMRDDYLSTSSAPSANIQYFGFGSTSSRCIGVAYVLLPDRFHLYLSTPLAVADQMHTFADRLREAVTELRELLAPGEGEA; encoded by the coding sequence ATGACGACCTTCGCCCACGAGGACAGCCTGCCGCGGGTGCCCCTGCCCACACTGGAGGCCAGCGCCGAGCGGTTCCTCGCCTGGTGCGCACCGCTGCTGACCGCCGACGAGCTGGCGGCGACGGAGGCGGAGGTGGCCGCCTTCCTCCGGCCCGGCGGCCCCGGCCGGGCACTGCACGCCGCGCTGGAGGAGTACGACGCCACCGAGGGCGTCCACAGCTGGCTCGACACCTTCTGGCCGTACCGCTACCTGGGCCGCAGGGACCGGATCGCGCTCAACGCCAACTTCTTCTTCCTCTTCCAGGACGCCGCACCCCGGCAGTCGCAGGTGGAGCGGGCCGCCGGGCTCATCGCCGGAGCCGTCGACTACAAGCGGCAGCTCGATGCGGAACTCATCCCTCCCGTGGTGCAGCGCGGCGCACCCCAGTCGATGATCCAGAACAGGTACCTGTTCTCCGCCACCCGCATCCCCGGCGCACAGCAGGACACCGTCCGCAGCCCCTACACCGACGCCTGGCCGGGCCCGTCCCGCGCCCGCCACATCGTGGTCTTCTTCCGCGGCAACATGTTCCGGATGGAGGTGCTCGGCGCCGACGGCGTCCCGCACAGCCTCGACGACCTCGAAGCGGGACTGCGCGCCGTCCAGAAGGCCGGCGCCGAACCGGCCCCCGAGGGCACCTCGGTGGGCCACCTCACCACCATGGCCCGCGCCGAGTGGGCCGCGGCCCGGGAGTCCCTGCGCGCCGGCCACCCCCGCAACGCGGACGCCCTCGACGACATCGAGACCGCCCTGTTCTGCGTCTGCCTGGAGGACTTCGCCCCCGAGGACACCCAGCAGGCCTGCGACCAGCTGCTCTACGGCGACCGCGGCAACCGCTGGTTCGACAAGGCCGTCTCGCTGATCGTCTTCGCGGACGGCCGGGCGGGCATCAACGTCGAGCACTGCGAGCTGGACGGCACCACCATCCTCAGCTTCACCGACGCCCTGCTCAGCACCCCCGCCGAGGAACACTCCCGCCGCTCCGGCGCCCGCCCCCAGGGGCTCCCCTCCCTGGAACCGGTCGTCTTCGAGCTGGACGACACCCTCCGAGGCCAGGTGCGCTCCGCCGCCGAGGCGTTCGCGGCGTACGGGGAGAACACCGCGACCCGGACCGTCTCCTTCGACGACTTCGGCAGCACCACCGCCAAGGCCCTGGGCTCCTCCCCGGACGCCTTCGTCCAGCTCGCCTACCAGCTCGCCCACCAGCGCGCCAAGGGGCACCTCGGCGCCACCTACGAGTCGATCGCCACCCGCCAGTGGCGGCGCGGCCGTACCGAGGCGATGCGGGTGGTCACCCCGGAGATCCAGGCGTTCGTCGGCGCGATGGAGGACCCGGCGGCCGACGCGGACACCCGCCGGGCCGCCTTCCGCGCCGCCGCCGCCCGGCACGTCGCCCGCGCCAAGGAGTGCCAGGCCGGCGACGCGCCCGAGCAGCACCTGTGGGAGCTGGAACTGATCCAGCGCCGCCGCGGAACGGAACTCGGCGTGACCGAGCAGCCCGCCCTCTACCGCACGCCCGGCTGGCTGACGATGCGCGACGACTACCTGAGCACCAGCTCGGCCCCGTCCGCCAACATCCAGTACTTCGGCTTCGGCTCCACCAGCAGCCGCTGCATCGGCGTCGCCTACGTCCTCCTGCCCGACCGCTTCCACCTCTACCTGAGCACGCCACTGGCCGTGGCCGACCAGATGCACACCTTCGCCGACCGCCTCCGTGAGGCGGTGACGGAACTGCGCGAGCTGCTGGCGCCGGGGGAGGGCGAGGCCTGA
- a CDS encoding Fpg/Nei family DNA glycosylase, giving the protein MPELPEVESLSRFLGERLVGRSVARVYAVAVHALKTYDPPLSALEGRVFEGVERRGKFLDFGVGGLHLVMHLGRAGWVRWSDRLPEVPPRPGKGPLALRVRLGDPGDGAGFEVTEAGSQKHLAVYVVRDVLEVSGVARLGPDPLSEGFTVEAFAGLLAGESRQIKGVLRDQSVLAGIGNAYSDEILHAARMSPFKLAARLSEDEVARIYEAIGRTLREAVERARGLALKDLKAEKKSGLRVHGRKGEACPVCGDTIREVSFSDASMQYCPTCQTGGKVLADRRMSRLLK; this is encoded by the coding sequence ATGCCTGAGTTGCCAGAGGTTGAGTCGCTGTCGCGGTTTTTGGGTGAGCGGTTGGTTGGTCGGTCCGTTGCCCGGGTGTATGCGGTTGCGGTGCATGCGCTGAAGACCTATGACCCGCCGCTCAGCGCGCTCGAAGGGCGGGTGTTCGAGGGGGTGGAGCGGCGCGGGAAGTTTCTTGATTTTGGGGTCGGGGGGCTGCATCTGGTCATGCACCTCGGCCGGGCGGGGTGGGTGCGGTGGAGTGACCGGCTGCCGGAGGTGCCGCCGCGGCCAGGCAAGGGGCCGTTGGCGTTGCGGGTGCGGCTCGGTGATCCCGGCGATGGTGCGGGGTTCGAGGTGACCGAGGCCGGGAGTCAGAAGCATCTTGCGGTGTATGTGGTGCGGGATGTGCTGGAGGTGTCGGGGGTGGCGCGGCTCGGGCCCGATCCGCTTTCCGAAGGGTTCACCGTGGAGGCGTTCGCGGGGCTGCTGGCGGGGGAAAGCCGGCAGATCAAAGGGGTGCTGCGGGACCAGAGCGTGCTTGCCGGGATCGGGAACGCGTACTCGGACGAGATTTTGCATGCGGCGCGGATGTCGCCTTTCAAGCTGGCTGCCAGGCTCTCGGAGGACGAGGTGGCGCGGATCTACGAGGCGATCGGCAGGACGCTCCGGGAGGCGGTCGAGCGGGCGCGGGGGCTGGCGCTCAAGGACCTCAAGGCAGAGAAGAAGAGCGGGCTGCGGGTGCACGGGCGGAAGGGGGAGGCCTGTCCGGTGTGCGGGGACACCATCCGTGAGGTGTCATTCAGTGATGCGTCGATGCAGTACTGCCCGACCTGCCAGACCGGGGGCAAGGTTCTCGCCGATCGGCGGATGTCCCGATTGCTGAAGTGA
- a CDS encoding SRPBCC family protein — translation MPHFEVVTVVAAPPEQVFAVCLDVRAHTRSMASSSERAVDGKTGGELSLGDTVTFQARHFGITWRLKARITAYDRPRRFVDEQESGPFKRWHHVHHFEPDGAGGTVMRDVIDFASPLGPVGRIVDGILLGRYMPRLIRTRNAYLAGTFG, via the coding sequence GTGCCGCATTTCGAGGTCGTGACAGTCGTTGCCGCGCCCCCGGAGCAGGTGTTCGCGGTGTGTCTGGATGTGCGGGCGCATACCCGCTCGATGGCCTCGTCGTCGGAGCGGGCGGTGGACGGCAAGACCGGCGGCGAGTTGTCGCTCGGGGACACGGTGACCTTTCAGGCTCGGCATTTCGGCATAACCTGGCGCCTCAAGGCCCGTATCACTGCATACGACCGGCCCCGACGGTTCGTGGACGAGCAGGAGTCCGGGCCCTTCAAGCGATGGCATCACGTCCATCACTTCGAGCCGGACGGTGCCGGTGGCACTGTGATGAGGGACGTCATCGACTTCGCCTCGCCGCTGGGGCCGGTCGGGCGCATCGTCGACGGAATCCTTCTGGGCCGGTACATGCCCCGCCTCATCAGGACCCGCAACGCCTACCTGGCCGGCACTTTCGGCTGA
- a CDS encoding zeta toxin family protein, translated as MDHPEVLLIGGRAGVGKTTVGWEVSALLRAATVPHAVIDGDFMGQVHPAPEGDSDRSQVTESNLRAVWANFSHRGYRRLIYTNTLSVLPEATGMFERAMGDGVRIVRVLLTASDATARERLLGRELGSELEKELQGSVRKAHLLDERAPAGTARVMTDSRLVADIAREVVAATGWTGPDAVGGS; from the coding sequence ATGGATCATCCAGAAGTACTGCTCATCGGTGGGCGGGCCGGGGTTGGCAAGACGACGGTGGGGTGGGAGGTTTCGGCGCTGCTGCGTGCCGCGACCGTTCCCCACGCGGTCATCGATGGTGACTTCATGGGGCAGGTGCACCCGGCGCCCGAGGGGGACTCTGATCGCTCGCAGGTCACCGAAAGCAATCTGCGGGCAGTGTGGGCGAACTTCTCTCACCGCGGTTACCGCCGCCTGATCTATACGAACACGCTGAGTGTGCTGCCCGAAGCGACGGGCATGTTTGAGCGCGCTATGGGGGACGGGGTGCGGATCGTTCGAGTTCTGCTCACCGCCTCGGATGCCACCGCCCGCGAGCGGTTGCTGGGCCGGGAGCTCGGCTCGGAGCTGGAGAAGGAACTGCAAGGCAGCGTCCGCAAGGCACATCTCCTGGATGAGAGGGCTCCTGCTGGGACGGCGCGCGTGATGACGGACAGTCGGCTCGTGGCGGACATCGCACGGGAGGTGGTGGCCGCCACTGGCTGGACCGGTCCTGATGCCGTCGGCGGATCGTGA